In a single window of the Montipora capricornis isolate CH-2021 chromosome 11, ASM3666992v2, whole genome shotgun sequence genome:
- the LOC138022755 gene encoding titin homolog, with product MAELGTQRVVLFSSPHKMVEKADGEITQSYSIENRNVLQSALDSGSDTPRTEISFKVSCNESLDDSGGSSPRESTQVIWTYHTLSGASTEVAVTSKPLDTAETEIEENSRRRHNKKIDGDVGETSRSKRSFMVYQRENISQTPTLGEMKKAKYSAIQFENPAYKPKKQGKNQEDGNSSIHAPENAAKSGHKTSYTYKIQEGVAILQHVEKKPKVDDKPISETSESEHKYERKRTINKVEDIVKDDIPGSSTGVESTTLDKNPINGPDGAHFQEQTKRIQREGHTKATTTYSSPEAALKPELSFRKLSNQKIKTFEASPNGKHLSASIAKTDSTVPFILPPRAKIRNSSEWITYTTSKEEAIKSWKEEGPSSKLSIEKIRYYQKHDSLPNITLHIHSKSRRTTVPGNSSDTSSADYGVVSAKEDSEHPKTQNWTSEGEDAHGKKPTLNVMETAQKPRKLLIPTFKSTQDQQSDKVDNDQIALTGKRVIPDFSEKNRSTATQEQPQSLKVNKINAEQWITQTIQHEVPKTEELPQTNKLSAEKMQFLQNKETEKMETAYVSSPGKVLIPDFNLKGSCNKDEEILPPSQPKSNNTEEWITPVTKQEEVQQEPALASPKFSVEKIQFPDKHDEEENDRPHRSPPGKIVIPDFNQESSSKKEQPPLKIPAKLNAEQWITTTIKQADQRSDLPSPTKKLSIEKMQFLQGQEVQRDDNVGVSRPGKLVIPDLPQESSVVQVKTTSPPPKQRITEECITQTTKQEVESDLPFSVEKVSLEKIESTQDQQSDKVDYGKIAFPGKLIIPDFSENNRSKATQEQPQSLKVNKINAEQWITQTIQHEVPKTEELPQTNKLSVEKMQFLQNKEAEKMETAYVSSPGKVLIPDFNLKGSCNKDEEILPPSQPKSNNTEEWITPVTKQEEVQQEPALASPKFSVEKIQFPDKHEEGNDRPHKSPAGKIVIPDFNQESSSKKEQPPLKIPAKLNAEQWITTTIKQADQRSDLPSPTKKLSIEKMQFLQGQEVQRDDNVGVSRPGKLVIPDLTQESSVVQVKTASPPPKQRITEECITQTTKQEVESDLPFSVEKVSLEKIESTQDQQSDKVDYGKIAFPGKLVIPDFSEKNRSTATQEQPQSLKVNKINAEQWITQTIQHEVPKTEELPQTNKLSVEKMQFLQNKETEKMETAYVSSPGKVLIPDFNLKGSCNKDEEILPPSQPKSNNTEEWITPVTKQEEVQQEPALASPKFSVEKIQFPDKHEEGNDRPHKSPAGKIVIPDFNQESSSKKEQPPLKIPAKLNAEQWITTTIKQADQRSDLPSPTKKLSIEKMQFLQGQEVQRDDNVGVSRPGKLVIPDLTQESSVVQVKTASPPPKQRITEECITQTTKQEVESDLPFSVEKVSLEKIESTQDQQSDKVDYGKIAFPGKLIIPDFSEKNRSPATQEQPQSLKVNKINAEQWITQTIQHEVPKTEELPQTNKLSVEKMQFLQNKEAEKMETAYVSSPGKVRIPDFNLKGSCNKDEEILPPSQPKSNNTEEWITPVTKQEEVQQEPALASPKFSVEKIQFPDKHEEEGNDRPHKSPPGKIVIPDFNQESSSKKEQPPLKIPAKLNAEQWITTTIKQADQRSDLPSPTKKLSIEKMQFLQGQEVQRDDNVGVSRPGKLVIPDLTQESSVVQVKSASPPPKQRIAEQCITQTTKQEVESDLPFSVEKVSLEKIESTQDQQSDKVDYGKIAFPGKLIIPDFSEKNRSPATQEQPQSLKVNKINAEQWITQTIQHEVPKTEELPQTNKLSVEKMQFLQNKETEKMETAYVSSPGKVLIPDFNLKGSCNKDEEILPPSQPKSNNTEEWITPVTKQEEVQQEPALASPKFSVEKIQFPDKHEEEGNDRPHKSPPGKIVIPDFNQESSSKKEQPPLKIPAKLNAEQWITTTIKQADQRSDLPSPTKKLSIEKMQFLQGQEVQRDDNVGVSRPGKLVIPDLTQESSVVQVKSASPPPKQRITEECITQTTKQEVESDLPFSVEKVSLEKIESTQDQQSDKVDYGKIAFPGKLIIPDFSENNRSKATQEQPQSLKVNKINAEQWITQTIQHEVPKTEELPQTNKLSVEKMQFLQNKETEKMETAYVSSPG from the coding sequence ATGGCTGAGCTAGGAACCCAAAGAGTTGTGCTGTTTTCTTCACCTCACAAAATGGTTGAAAAGGCCGATGGAGAAATCACACAGAGCTATTCTATTGAAAACAGAAACGTGCTACAGTCAGCACTTGATTCAGGGAGCGACACTCCAAGGACCGAAATTTCTTTCAAAGTTTCATGCAATGAGAGTTTAGACGATTCAGGAGGGAGTTCACCAAGAGAGTCCACTCAAGTTATCTGGACATACCACACATTGTCAGGAGCTTCCACAGAGGTAGCAGTTACATCAAAACCACTTGACACAGCAGAGACTGAAATTGAGGAAAACAGTAGAAGACGACACAATAAGAAAATAGATGGAGATGTTGGAGAAACCTCTCGTAGCAAAAGAAGCTTTATGGTTTACCAGAGAGAAAACATCTCACAAACACCAACGCTTGGTGAAATGAagaaagcaaaatattctgcTATTCAGTTTGAAAATCCGGCGTATAAACCAAAGAAACAAGGTAAAAACCAAGAGGATGGTAATAGTTCGATCCATGCACCAGAAAACGCTGCTAAGAGTGGGCACAAAACAAGCTACACCTACAAAATCCAGGAAGGTGTGGCCATCCTGCAACATGTTGAAAAAAAACCTAAAGTCGACGATAAACCTATTTCAGAAACAAGTGAAAGTGAACACAAAtacgaaagaaaaagaacaataaaTAAAGTAGAAGACATTGTTAAGGATGACATTCCAGGCTCGTCTACTGGAGTAGAATCGACAACATTGGACAAAAATCCTATAAATGGGCCAGATGGTGCTCATTTTCAAGAACAAACGAAAAGAATTCAGAGGGAAGGGCACACCAAAGCTACTACAACATACTCCTCACCTGAGGCAGCTCTCAAACCAGAGCTTTCATTCAGGAAGCTTTcaaatcaaaaaataaaaacgttcgAGGCATCGCCCAATGGCAAGCATTTATCCGCCAGCATAGCTAAAACGGATTCTACTGTACCATTTATTCTGCCTCCGAGGGCTAAGATAAGAAACTCCAGTGAATGGATTACATACACCACATCCAAAGAAGAGGCTATCAAATCATGGAAAGAGGAAGGTCCATCAAGTAAACTGTCAATCGAGAAAATTCGGTACTATCAAAAACACgattctctgccaaatattacACTTCATATCCACTCCAAGAGTAGAAGAACAACCGTTCCTGGAAACTCATCAGATACCTCCTCCGCAGACTATGGAGTAGTGTCAGCAAAAGAAGATTCTGAACACCCTAAAACCCAAAACTGGACTTCAGAGGGAGAGGACGCACACGGTAAAAAACCAACTCTAAACGTAATGGAAACGGCACAAAAACCTCGCAAGCTTCTTATTCCAACCTTCAAAAGTACTCAAGATCAACAATCAGACAAAGTTGACAACGACCAAATTGCATTAACTGGTAAGCGAGTAATTCCAGACTTCAGCGAAAAGAACCGCTCTACAGCAACACAAGAACAACCGCAATCTCTAAAAGTTAACAAGATTAACGCGGAACAATGGATAACACAGACCATCCAACATGAAGTTCCCAAAACAGAAGAGCTGCCGCAAACCAACAAGCTATCGGCGGAGAAAATGCAATTTCTACAAAATAAGGAAACAGAGAAGATGGAAACAGCTTATGTTTCAAGCCCTGGTAAGGTTCTTATACCGGACTTCAACCTGAAAGGCTCTTGTAATAAGGATGAAGAGATTCTGCCTCCTTCACAGCCTAAGTCAAACAATACAGAAGAATGGATAACGCCAGTCACAAAGCAAGAAGAGGTGCAACAGGAACCAGCGCTTGCAAGTCCTAAGTTCTCAGTGGAGAAGATCCAGTTTCCAGACAAGCACGACGAAGAAGAGAATGACAGACCTCATAGGTCTCCTCCTGGAAAAATAGTTATCCCAGACTTCAATCAGGAAAGCTCATCTAAAAAGGAACAGCCACCACTTAAAATACCAGCCAAGCTTAATGCAGAACAGTGGATAACAACAACGATAAAACAAGCTGACCAAAGGTCGGACCTGCCATCACCGACAAAAAAGCTGTCAATAGAAAAGATGCAATTTCTTCAAGGCCAGGAAGTACAGAGGGATGACAACGTTGGCGTGTCAAGACCAGGCAAGCTTGTTATTCCCGATTTGCCTCAGGAAAGCTCTGTTGTACAGGTAAAAACTACATCACCACCTCCAAAACAACGTATTACCGAAGAATGCATAACTCAAACCACCAAACAAGAAGTAGAATCGGATTTGCCGTTTTCTGTAGAAAAGGTGTCCTTGGAAAAAATAGAAAGTACTCAAGATCAACAATCAGACAAAGTTGACTACGGGAAAATTGCATTTCCTGGTAAGCTAATCATTCCAGACTTCAGCGAAAACAACCGCTCTAAAGCAACACAAGAACAACCGCAATCTCTAAAAGTAAACAAGATTAACGCGGAACAATGGATAACACAGACCATCCAACATGAAGTTCCCAAAACAGAAGAGCTGCCGCAAACCAACAAGCTATCGGTGGAGAAAATGCAATTTCTACAAAATAAGGAAGCAGAGAAGATGGAAACAGCTTATGTTTCAAGCCCTGGTAAGGTTCTTATACCGGACTTCAACCTGAAAGGCTCTTGTAATAAGGATGAAGAGATTCTGCCTCCTTCACAGCCTAAGTCAAACAATACAGAAGAATGGATAACGCCAGTCACAAAGCAAGAAGAGGTGCAACAGGAACCAGCGCTTGCAAGTCCTAAGTTCTCGGTGGAGAAGATCCAGTTTCCAGACAAGCACGAAGAAGGGAATGACAGGCCTCataaatctcctgctggaaAAATAGTTATCCCAGACTTCAATCAGGAAAGCTCATCTAAAAAGGAACAGCCACCACTTAAAATACCAGCCAAGCTTAATGCAGAACAGTGGATAACAACAACGATAAAACAAGCTGACCAAAGGTCGGACCTGCCATCACCGACAAAAAAGCTGTCAATAGAAAAGATGCAATTTCTTCAAGGCCAGGAAGTACAGAGGGATGACAACGTTGGCGTGTCAAGACCAGGCAAGCTTGTTATTCCCGATTTGACTCAGGAAAGCTCTGTTGTACAGGTAAAAACTGCATCACCACCTCCAAAACAACGTATTACCGAAGAATGCATAACTCAAACCACCAAACAAGAAGTAGAATCGGATTTGCCGTTTTCTGTAGAAAAGGTGTCCTTGGAAAAAATAGAAAGTACTCAAGATCAACAATCAGACAAAGTTGACTACGGGAAAATTGCATTTCCTGGTAAGCTAGTCATTCCAGACTTCAGCGAAAAGAACCGCTCTACAGCAACACAAGAACAACCGCAATCTCTAAAAGTAAACAAGATTAACGCGGAACAATGGATAACACAGACCATCCAACATGAAGTTCCCAAAACAGAAGAGCTGCCGCAAACCAACAAGCTATCGGTGGAGAAAATGCAATTTCTACAAAATAAGGAAACAGAGAAGATGGAAACAGCTTATGTTTCAAGCCCTGGTAAGGTTCTTATACCGGACTTCAACCTGAAAGGCTCTTGTAATAAGGATGAAGAGATTCTGCCTCCTTCACAGCCTAAGTCAAACAATACAGAAGAATGGATAACGCCAGTCACAAAGCAAGAAGAGGTGCAACAGGAACCAGCGCTTGCAAGTCCTAAGTTCTCGGTGGAGAAGATCCAGTTTCCAGACAAGCACGAAGAAGGGAATGACAGGCCTCataaatctcctgctggaaAAATAGTTATCCCAGACTTCAATCAGGAAAGCTCATCTAAAAAGGAACAGCCACCACTTAAAATACCAGCCAAGCTTAATGCAGAACAGTGGATAACAACAACGATAAAACAAGCTGACCAAAGGTCGGACCTGCCATCACCGACAAAAAAGCTGTCAATAGAAAAGATGCAATTTCTTCAAGGCCAGGAAGTACAGAGGGATGACAACGTTGGCGTGTCAAGACCAGGCAAGCTTGTTATTCCCGATTTGACTCAGGAAAGCTCTGTTGTACAGGTAAAAACTGCATCACCACCTCCAAAACAACGTATTACCGAAGAATGCATAACTCAAACCACCAAACAAGAAGTAGAATCGGATTTGCCGTTTTCTGTAGAAAAGGTGTCCTTGGAAAAAATAGAAAGTACTCAAGATCAACAATCAGACAAAGTTGACTACGGGAAAATTGCATTTCCTGGTAAGCTAATCATTCCAGACTTCAGCGAAAAGAACCGTTCTCCAGCAACACAAGAACAACCGCAATCTCTAAAAGTAAACAAGATTAACGCGGAACAATGGATAACACAGACCATCCAACATGAAGTTCCCAAAACAGAAGAGCTGCCGCAAACCAACAAGCTATCGGTGGAGAAAATGCAATTTCTACAAAATAAGGAAGCAGAGAAGATGGAAACAGCTTATGTTTCAAGCCCTGGTAAAGTTCGTATACCGGACTTCAACCTGAAAGGCTCTTGTAATAAGGATGAAGAGATTCTGCCTCCTTCACAGCCTAAGTCAAACAATACAGAAGAATGGATAACGCCAGTCACAAAGCAAGAAGAGGTGCAACAGGAACCAGCGCTTGCAAGTCCTAAGTTCTCAGTGGAGAAGATCCAGTTTCCAGACAAGCACGAAGAAGAAGGGAATGACAGGCCTCATAAATCTCCTCCTGGAAAAATAGTTATCCCAGACTTCAATCAGGAAAGCTCATCTAAAAAGGAACAGCCACCACTTAAAATACCAGCCAAGCTTAATGCAGAACAGTGGATAACAACAACGATAAAACAAGCTGACCAAAGGTCGGACCTGCCATCACCGACAAAAAAGCTGTCAATAGAAAAGATGCAATTTCTTCAAGGCCAGGAAGTACAGAGGGATGACAACGTTGGCGTGTCAAGACCAGGCAAGCTTGTTATTCCCGATTTGACTCAGGAAAGCTCTGTTGTCCAGGTAAAATCTGCATCACCACCTCCAAAACAACGTATTGCCGAACAATGCATAACTCAAACCACCAAACAAGAAGTAGAATCGGATTTGCCGTTTTCTGTAGAAAAGGTGTCCTTGGAAAAAATAGAAAGTACTCAAGATCAACAATCAGACAAAGTTGACTACGGGAAAATTGCATTTCCTGGTAAGCTAATCATTCCAGACTTCAGCGAAAAGAACCGTTCTCCAGCAACACAAGAACAACCGCAATCTCTAAAAGTAAACAAGATTAACGCGGAACAATGGATAACACAGACCATCCAACATGAAGTTCCCAAAACAGAGGAGTTGCCGCAAACCAACAAACTATCGGTGGAGAAAATGCAATTTCTACAAAATAAGGAAACAGAGAAGATGGAAACAGCTTATGTTTCAAGCCCTGGTAAGGTTCTTATACCGGACTTCAACCTGAAAGGCTCTTGTAATAAGGATGAAGAGATTCTGCCTCCTTCACAGCCTAAGTCAAACAATACAGAAGAATGGATAACGCCAGTCACAAAGCAAGAAGAGGTGCAACAGGAACCAGCGCTTGCAAGTCCTAAGTTCTCGGTGGAGAAGATCCAGTTTCCAGACAAGCACGAAGAAGAAGGGAATGACAGGCCTCATAAATCTCCTCCTGGAAAAATAGTTATCCCAGACTTCAATCAGGAAAGCTCATCTAAAAAGGAACAGCCACCACTTAAAATACCAGCCAAGCTTAATGCAGAACAGTGGATAACAACAACGATAAAACAAGCTGACCAAAGGTCGGACCTGCCATCACCGACAAAAAAGCTGTCAATAGAAAAGATGCAATTTCTTCAAGGCCAGGAAGTACAGAGGGATGACAACGTTGGCGTGTCAAGACCAGGCAAGCTTGTTATTCCCGATTTGACTCAGGAAAGCTCTGTTGTCCAGGTAAAATCTGCATCACCACCTCCAAAACAACGTATTACCGAAGAATGCATAACTCAAACCACCAAACAAGAAGTAGAATCGGATTTGCCGTTTTCTGTAGAAAAGGTGTCCTTGGAAAAAATAGAAAGTACTCAAGATCAACAATCAGACAAAGTTGACTACGGGAAAATTGCATTTCCTGGTAAGCTAATCATTCCAGACTTCAGCGAAAACAACCGCTCTAAAGCAACACAAGAACAACCGCAATCTCTAAAAGTAAACAAGATTAACGCGGAACAATGGATAACACAGACCATCCAACATGAAGTTCCCAAAACAGAGGAGTTGCCGCAAACCAACAAACTATCGGTGGAGAAAATGCAATTTCTACAAAATAAGGAAACAGAGAAGATGGAAACAGCTTATGTTTCAAGCCCTGGTTAA